A genomic segment from Thermococcus sp. LS1 encodes:
- a CDS encoding exosome complex RNA-binding protein Csl4 yields the protein MDEKKGVKNGDLVLPGDYLGVIEEYFPGEGVKEENGELYAIRAGKVRIDPDRMEISVEPVTDTPPLPQIGDIVIAKVIEVKPQAAIVQLVKIEGRNDREIATSKLAGIHISQVRDGYVENMTNEFKIGDIVRAKVIANEKSPIQLSTKGHDLGVIYALCSRCRTPLVRRGNQLVCPRCGHVETRKLSSMYRKLKV from the coding sequence ATGGATGAAAAGAAAGGCGTAAAAAACGGCGACCTCGTTCTTCCCGGAGATTACCTCGGTGTCATCGAGGAATATTTCCCTGGTGAAGGTGTCAAGGAGGAAAACGGAGAGCTCTACGCCATCAGGGCCGGAAAGGTAAGGATAGACCCGGACAGGATGGAAATCAGCGTTGAACCTGTCACCGATACGCCCCCTCTCCCGCAGATAGGTGACATCGTTATAGCCAAGGTCATAGAGGTCAAGCCCCAGGCTGCGATAGTCCAGCTCGTTAAAATTGAAGGCAGAAACGACAGGGAAATAGCTACCTCGAAGCTCGCCGGAATACACATCTCCCAGGTCAGAGACGGCTACGTGGAGAACATGACCAATGAGTTCAAGATAGGGGATATAGTTCGCGCTAAAGTCATCGCCAACGAGAAGAGCCCCATACAGCTCTCTACGAAGGGCCACGACCTTGGTGTTATATACGCCCTCTGCTCCAGATGCAGAACACCGCTCGTTAGGAGGGGCAACCAGCTCGTCTGCCCGAGATGCGGCCACGTTGAGACGAGGAAGCTCTCCTCCATGTATAGAAAGCTGAAGGTGTGA
- a CDS encoding sugar phosphate isomerase/epimerase, producing the protein MEIGVTVYPHFVTKDKTLASILADVKIKNYDFVSIFPHTLGLIKNGVVVEKKLRNVETTLRGVGIDYIVRMPTSVNLRDHIYYTRHFRVARAVADVAIKLGAKVIVMQSGRTGRLDLEIEAIQQLADMVAPFGIKIALENTFSVKDTLYVVDNVDRENVGFALDVAHAFLSAQGDADKLLEDVKLGTDKTVILMIHDNFGKFFPQVEPEDALAYGVGDLHLMPGEGSIPFGKVLRLFGEVPLLLKVKDPEKFAKVPTKQGLIELLTSL; encoded by the coding sequence ATGGAGATAGGCGTAACGGTTTACCCACATTTCGTCACGAAGGACAAAACGCTCGCCTCGATTCTGGCCGACGTCAAGATAAAGAACTACGACTTCGTCTCGATATTCCCGCACACCCTTGGACTTATCAAGAACGGTGTCGTCGTCGAAAAGAAGCTCAGGAACGTAGAAACGACCCTCCGCGGCGTTGGCATCGACTACATAGTGAGGATGCCAACCTCGGTCAATCTGCGCGACCACATCTACTATACCCGGCACTTCAGAGTTGCCAGGGCGGTGGCAGACGTCGCCATAAAGCTCGGCGCTAAGGTCATCGTCATGCAGAGCGGCAGAACCGGAAGGCTCGACCTCGAAATAGAGGCCATCCAGCAGTTAGCGGATATGGTCGCCCCGTTCGGTATAAAGATAGCCCTCGAGAACACCTTCAGCGTCAAGGACACGCTCTACGTCGTCGACAACGTAGATAGAGAGAACGTTGGCTTTGCGCTCGACGTCGCCCACGCCTTCCTGAGCGCCCAGGGAGACGCTGACAAGCTCCTCGAGGACGTCAAGCTCGGAACCGACAAGACGGTCATCCTCATGATACACGACAACTTCGGAAAGTTCTTCCCACAGGTCGAACCCGAGGATGCCCTGGCTTATGGTGTCGGCGACCTACACCTTATGCCAGGGGAGGGAAGCATACCCTTCGGAAAGGTGCTCAGGCTCTTCGGCGAAGTCCCGCTCCTGCTGAAGGTCAAGGACCCTGAGAAGTTCGCCAAGGTACCGACGAAGCAGGGACTTATAGAGTTACTGACGAGCCTATAA
- a CDS encoding ABC transporter ATP-binding protein encodes MLRIENLVKVYKDVRALDGLNLEVKHGQIYGFLGPNGAGKSTTILSVLGLIFPQEGRIELFGEEVFRDGKYDENKLVEAKRRIGYMPEHATLWEFLTPMQTLDIIGEAFGIPKTEREKRAKELLQLVNLWEVRDKKVGKFSKGMRQRLLLAQALINDPELLILDEPMTGLDPTGIAEFKEIIREQKKAGKTVFFSSHILAHVEEICDTVGVIVKGKLRVEDNLDNIKREFLMRAGYTIVLETNKSIDFSGAEWAVTPLGERKYRIVAPGDIREEIHDFVASQGAKILTMQVKEPSLEEIFLNMIE; translated from the coding sequence ATGCTGAGGATTGAGAACCTGGTCAAGGTTTACAAGGACGTTAGAGCTTTGGACGGCCTCAACCTCGAGGTGAAGCACGGCCAGATATACGGTTTCCTCGGGCCGAACGGTGCCGGAAAGAGCACTACCATCCTGAGCGTCCTTGGTCTAATCTTCCCCCAGGAGGGAAGGATAGAGCTCTTCGGTGAGGAGGTCTTCAGGGACGGAAAGTACGACGAGAACAAGCTCGTCGAGGCTAAGAGAAGAATAGGCTACATGCCCGAGCACGCCACCCTCTGGGAATTCCTTACTCCAATGCAGACGCTTGATATAATCGGTGAGGCCTTCGGAATTCCAAAGACCGAGAGGGAGAAGCGCGCGAAGGAGCTCCTCCAGCTCGTCAACCTGTGGGAAGTCAGGGACAAAAAGGTGGGCAAGTTCTCCAAGGGAATGCGCCAGCGTCTGCTTCTTGCCCAGGCGCTCATCAATGATCCTGAGCTTTTGATCCTCGATGAACCTATGACGGGTCTTGACCCAACGGGAATAGCGGAGTTCAAGGAAATCATCAGGGAGCAGAAGAAGGCTGGAAAGACTGTGTTCTTCTCGTCGCACATCCTTGCCCACGTGGAGGAGATATGCGACACCGTTGGCGTCATAGTCAAGGGCAAGCTCCGCGTTGAGGACAACCTTGACAACATCAAGCGCGAGTTCCTCATGAGGGCCGGCTACACGATAGTCCTCGAGACAAACAAGTCCATTGACTTCAGTGGAGCTGAGTGGGCCGTCACGCCTCTGGGAGAGAGGAAGTACCGCATCGTGGCTCCGGGAGACATCAGGGAAGAAATCCATGACTTCGTAGCATCACAGGGTGCTAAGATACTTACGATGCAGGTCAAGGAGCCCAGCCTCGAGGAGATCTTTCTCAATATGATTGAATAA
- the folP gene encoding dihydropteroate synthase — translation MKFAGVDLSKPKIMGVINVSPESFYKGSVKNDKEKLIETAVKMVEEGAAFIDIGAKSTAPYLETQIPLEEEIRRAVWAIKTIREHVDVPISIDTTSAKVAEEALKAGADIINDVTGLKGDEKMAEVAKEYGAPVIVCAHGEVRNLSDPVHTVIDFLGESITIAEKHGIEEIAVDPAIGFLRPEWPPWYEWDSKVIANLNALKIFGRPILIGVSRKSFIGAITGRKDPSERLPGSLAATAIAILKGANIVRTHDVKETLDAVKIADFIRRFAP, via the coding sequence ATGAAGTTTGCAGGGGTTGATTTGAGCAAGCCAAAGATAATGGGGGTCATCAACGTCTCACCCGAAAGCTTCTACAAAGGAAGCGTCAAAAATGACAAAGAAAAGCTGATAGAAACCGCGGTGAAGATGGTGGAGGAGGGAGCCGCTTTTATTGATATCGGGGCGAAATCAACTGCTCCCTACCTTGAGACTCAAATTCCGCTTGAGGAGGAGATAAGAAGGGCAGTGTGGGCGATAAAGACCATCAGGGAGCACGTTGACGTTCCGATAAGTATAGACACCACCAGTGCGAAGGTCGCGGAGGAAGCCCTCAAGGCTGGTGCTGACATCATAAACGACGTTACCGGCCTCAAAGGCGATGAGAAAATGGCCGAAGTGGCTAAAGAATACGGCGCCCCGGTGATAGTCTGCGCCCACGGAGAAGTACGGAACCTCAGCGACCCGGTTCACACCGTCATAGACTTCCTTGGGGAGAGCATAACCATAGCCGAAAAGCACGGCATTGAGGAAATTGCTGTCGATCCAGCCATCGGATTCCTCCGCCCGGAGTGGCCGCCCTGGTACGAGTGGGACTCCAAAGTCATAGCAAACCTCAACGCCCTCAAGATATTCGGCAGGCCGATACTCATTGGTGTTTCGAGAAAGTCGTTCATCGGAGCAATAACCGGCAGAAAAGACCCCTCGGAAAGGCTTCCGGGAAGTTTGGCGGCCACAGCAATAGCCATCCTCAAGGGTGCTAACATAGTGAGAACACACGATGTGAAGGAAACGCTCGATGCTGTTAAGATAGCAGACTTCATAAGGCGGTTCGCGCCTTAG
- a CDS encoding PH1570 family protein, with translation MLCEEKLEVFENGFEDGKFNLRIEFYGSDARRVLLAIIKELYLPDYGEDYVYPFECAKEFWGIYMDAGEIKAEDFRPSPIKFLNQSVLNRLEKALAEINAPEEVKDVIDFEKAEIHKLKKGLLVLGKNFILDEGRGVLFVFNKPSARELILKYLGMLDGA, from the coding sequence TTGCTGTGCGAGGAGAAGCTCGAGGTGTTTGAGAACGGCTTCGAGGATGGGAAGTTCAACCTCAGGATAGAGTTCTATGGGAGCGATGCCAGAAGGGTTCTGCTGGCCATCATAAAGGAGCTCTACCTGCCGGACTACGGCGAGGACTACGTCTACCCCTTCGAGTGCGCCAAGGAGTTCTGGGGCATCTATATGGATGCGGGCGAGATAAAGGCTGAAGATTTCAGACCAAGCCCGATAAAGTTCCTCAACCAGAGCGTCCTCAACAGGCTTGAAAAGGCTCTTGCGGAGATAAATGCTCCGGAAGAGGTTAAAGATGTCATCGACTTTGAGAAAGCCGAGATCCACAAGCTCAAGAAAGGTTTATTAGTCCTTGGGAAGAACTTCATCCTTGACGAGGGCAGGGGAGTGCTCTTCGTCTTCAACAAGCCGAGCGCGAGAGAGCTGATACTCAAGTACCTGGGGATGCTGGATGGAGCTTGA
- a CDS encoding AI-2E family transporter, protein MELEAAVWIAVSLIVLYLVWETVSPILSPIIIAVTLAYILYPFHERLARRMGNRLSAFTMTILLTILTFLFIIGFALWMNDVKHSLAHYIDGFFTWLLTFNLPPSLYELVQKLAEDIPKRFEEYILGYTYSLPKLSLQAIVMVFAFYGILVNARAIKREVYSLLPPENRELAIKLLERAGETLHNLLRGWLSLSVLKGIFATAGFLLFGMAETGGAIAAGIFTVIFELLPVFGGWVVWLAGTVYLINEGNVLGGILFAFYGIVFISPLPDVLLRPRIAVREKGVNALVSLVGIFGGFLAFGFVGIIIGPVALSLLATLVEEWKEVKAKARTAL, encoded by the coding sequence ATGGAGCTTGAAGCTGCCGTATGGATAGCGGTTTCCCTCATAGTCCTTTACCTTGTATGGGAGACGGTTAGCCCTATCCTTTCCCCTATCATCATAGCCGTGACCCTTGCCTACATACTTTACCCATTCCATGAAAGGCTTGCCAGAAGGATGGGCAACCGGCTTTCTGCATTTACGATGACCATACTCCTGACAATCTTGACGTTTCTTTTCATAATAGGCTTTGCTTTGTGGATGAACGACGTCAAGCACTCGCTCGCTCACTACATAGACGGCTTCTTCACATGGCTCCTCACCTTCAACCTCCCACCCTCGCTCTACGAGCTCGTTCAGAAGCTCGCCGAGGACATACCGAAGCGCTTCGAGGAGTACATCCTCGGCTACACCTACTCCCTTCCCAAGCTCTCTCTCCAGGCAATAGTGATGGTCTTCGCCTTCTACGGCATCCTCGTCAACGCCAGGGCGATAAAGCGCGAGGTCTACTCCCTCCTGCCTCCGGAGAACCGAGAGCTGGCGATAAAGCTTCTCGAAAGGGCTGGCGAAACCCTCCACAACCTCCTGCGTGGCTGGCTCTCCCTTAGCGTTCTCAAGGGAATATTTGCTACTGCTGGCTTTTTGCTCTTTGGAATGGCTGAAACGGGCGGTGCGATCGCTGCGGGAATTTTCACAGTTATATTCGAGCTCCTCCCGGTATTTGGCGGATGGGTGGTCTGGCTTGCGGGAACTGTGTACCTCATCAATGAGGGTAACGTCCTTGGGGGCATTCTCTTCGCTTTCTACGGCATCGTTTTTATCTCGCCGCTTCCGGATGTTCTGCTCAGGCCGAGAATAGCGGTCAGGGAGAAGGGTGTAAACGCACTGGTTTCCCTTGTCGGTATTTTTGGAGGTTTTCTGGCCTTCGGATTCGTCGGCATTATAATCGGCCCTGTCGCGCTGTCCCTTCTGGCCACCCTCGTGGAGGAGTGGAAAGAAGTGAAAGCTAAGGCGCGAACCGCCTTATGA
- a CDS encoding ribonuclease III family protein, whose product MGESLKYERNFTDKGLSKFGDSLINFVFSLALSEYLGRPTGERVPNASLSIALELSGLRHVVPPRTDKHGKGDIAEAIFAYAWLEEKITVEEAVEILKENFTEDVTHFSRRKEAIGRAFAEVFKVIKGRLDL is encoded by the coding sequence ATGGGTGAGAGCTTGAAGTACGAGAGGAACTTCACGGACAAGGGACTGTCAAAGTTCGGCGATTCACTGATCAACTTCGTGTTCTCGCTGGCCTTAAGCGAGTACCTTGGAAGACCAACAGGCGAAAGGGTCCCGAACGCTTCCCTGAGCATCGCCCTCGAGCTCTCCGGTCTGAGGCACGTGGTTCCGCCGAGGACAGATAAACACGGCAAGGGGGACATAGCGGAAGCCATCTTTGCCTACGCCTGGCTTGAGGAGAAGATAACGGTTGAGGAGGCCGTGGAGATTTTGAAGGAAAACTTCACCGAGGATGTTACTCACTTCTCAAGGAGAAAAGAGGCGATAGGGAGGGCTTTTGCTGAGGTTTTCAAAGTTATAAAGGGAAGGCTGGACTTATAG
- a CDS encoding DNA-directed RNA polymerase subunit L yields the protein MRIEVIKREENVLEFYLEGEDHTFANLLNEVLHENKHVTFAGYTIEHPVLMARKPKFRIVTDGKITPEQALEEAAQKIFDRARAVLEAWKEVLGE from the coding sequence ATGAGGATTGAGGTCATCAAGCGTGAGGAAAACGTCCTTGAGTTCTACCTTGAGGGAGAGGACCACACCTTCGCCAACCTGCTCAACGAGGTGCTTCACGAGAACAAGCACGTCACCTTCGCGGGCTACACCATTGAACACCCGGTGCTGATGGCGAGGAAGCCGAAGTTCAGAATTGTCACCGACGGCAAGATAACTCCGGAGCAGGCCCTCGAGGAGGCAGCGCAGAAGATATTCGACAGGGCTAGGGCAGTTCTCGAGGCCTGGAAAGAGGTCCTGGGCGAGTGA
- a CDS encoding ABC transporter permease subunit has product MWWGFQLEFKQSLRTKKLWVILGIMALLYIPVFYIMKSMGAQDFTVEAAMTFLIQFVTGMAGFFIGILALLMGATAINSEIEKGTLRVAMSKPIKRLSYIGGKFLAHAVVLFIALLLSTLIGVLGVVYLGVPLSGQLVTDVLLLNMLLLLAMLQLVALGYILSTLIKSSSSALGAALVLVFVLFLIMPNIVGYLVFKEMMDNPDMSMSDVKQLQKDYTTKYLFYVPTSQVGVITGDVGTTIDEGAGNPEYRGMAYAISHNLVNFGIIVGMTLLYLIVGFYRFSRMDLR; this is encoded by the coding sequence ATGTGGTGGGGATTTCAGCTCGAGTTTAAGCAGAGCCTTCGAACGAAGAAGCTCTGGGTAATACTCGGCATAATGGCGCTTCTTTACATTCCTGTGTTCTACATCATGAAGAGCATGGGGGCGCAGGATTTCACCGTTGAGGCCGCCATGACGTTTCTGATACAGTTCGTCACGGGCATGGCGGGCTTCTTCATTGGAATACTCGCCCTTCTCATGGGTGCTACGGCAATAAACAGTGAGATAGAAAAGGGAACTCTCCGCGTTGCGATGAGCAAACCCATAAAGAGGCTGAGCTACATAGGCGGCAAATTCCTTGCCCATGCAGTGGTTCTCTTCATCGCCCTGCTCCTCTCAACGCTAATTGGCGTTCTAGGGGTTGTCTACCTTGGCGTTCCGCTGAGCGGCCAGCTCGTGACAGACGTTCTGCTCCTGAACATGTTGCTCCTCCTGGCGATGCTTCAGCTCGTTGCCCTCGGATACATACTCTCGACTCTCATAAAGTCCTCGAGCTCTGCCCTTGGAGCGGCCCTGGTTCTGGTCTTCGTGCTGTTCCTCATCATGCCAAACATTGTAGGCTACCTTGTGTTTAAGGAGATGATGGACAACCCAGATATGAGCATGAGTGACGTCAAGCAACTGCAGAAGGATTACACCACCAAATATCTCTTCTACGTGCCTACTTCCCAGGTAGGGGTAATCACAGGGGACGTTGGAACAACCATCGACGAAGGTGCCGGAAATCCTGAATACAGAGGTATGGCATACGCCATAAGCCACAACCTCGTGAATTTCGGGATAATAGTCGGGATGACCCTCCTCTATTTGATCGTCGGATTTTACAGGTTCAGCAGGATGGATCTGAGGTGA
- a CDS encoding beta-ribofuranosylaminobenzene 5'-phosphate synthase family protein: MIIRTPRRLHLGLIDPSATFGRRFGSLGVALEGGYEIKIVESDSMEIAADGEDRETIEFAIKRMNSYYETGVNYLVEVRKAIPRHVGLGSTTQLSLAVASGIARLRNLNVSVEELAKVLGRGKNGGAGIYSFKYGGFVIDGGVKGGIPPLIFREDFPDSWAFLLIIPELEPGLDEEEEKPVMAGVVGRVDVAMEISHRILLGLLPALKERDVKTFGEHLSAIQSLVGKHFEAYQGGEFREDIKLILDFLAQKTYGYGQSSWGPTVYGLILKSEFARLSAEAHDYLREHGIRARVELGLPRNKGAEIAGENVFLERLLKNVMGGES; this comes from the coding sequence ATGATAATCCGTACTCCCAGGAGGCTCCACCTCGGGCTCATTGACCCTTCCGCTACATTTGGAAGACGCTTTGGAAGCCTTGGAGTTGCCCTGGAGGGTGGCTATGAGATTAAGATAGTCGAGAGTGACTCCATGGAGATAGCCGCTGATGGCGAAGACAGGGAGACGATAGAGTTCGCGATAAAGAGGATGAACTCCTACTATGAAACGGGCGTTAACTATCTCGTAGAGGTTAGAAAGGCCATTCCGAGACACGTTGGTCTTGGCTCAACAACCCAGCTAAGCCTCGCGGTGGCGAGCGGGATAGCAAGGCTCAGGAATCTAAACGTTTCCGTTGAGGAGCTTGCAAAGGTTCTCGGCAGAGGTAAAAACGGTGGAGCAGGCATCTACTCCTTTAAATACGGAGGTTTTGTGATAGACGGCGGTGTTAAGGGTGGCATACCCCCGCTCATCTTCCGCGAGGATTTCCCCGATAGCTGGGCATTTCTCCTCATAATCCCCGAGCTGGAGCCCGGCCTCGATGAAGAGGAAGAAAAGCCCGTCATGGCAGGAGTTGTTGGAAGGGTGGACGTCGCGATGGAGATATCCCATAGAATTCTGCTCGGTCTCCTTCCAGCGCTCAAAGAGAGGGACGTAAAAACCTTCGGCGAACACCTCTCGGCAATTCAGAGCCTCGTCGGTAAGCACTTCGAAGCCTACCAGGGTGGCGAGTTCAGGGAGGACATTAAGCTGATACTCGACTTTTTGGCTCAGAAAACCTACGGGTATGGCCAGAGCTCCTGGGGACCGACGGTTTATGGGCTGATACTCAAGAGTGAGTTCGCAAGACTGAGTGCTGAAGCCCACGATTACCTTCGGGAACACGGAATTAGAGCGAGGGTTGAGCTGGGCCTTCCGAGGAATAAAGGTGCCGAGATAGCCGGGGAGAACGTCTTTCTTGAAAGGCTCCTAAAGAATGTGATGGGTGGGGAAAGTTGA
- a CDS encoding DUF2067 family protein, whose amino-acid sequence MARAKKVITIHVRDDREKEEFLRELQRLRLPAFIYVHGKLNDLKINIQGTKEEIRDAIHKIREIHNRVRAKLYPDRRGLYRYTIDDLFREAGASVSTPILLKTLELLGETVEVKDGELVTSMPWEEIVELVETLGEYLSDISLQTTRQIREVILPVAVVYDMDPSEVTDLLLELGLAEWKEDKFKYELVKNKEQALEILLNHLKGEENED is encoded by the coding sequence ATGGCGAGGGCGAAGAAGGTAATAACCATCCACGTTCGCGACGATAGGGAGAAGGAGGAGTTCCTCAGGGAACTCCAGAGACTCCGCCTGCCGGCTTTCATCTACGTCCACGGGAAGCTCAACGACCTAAAAATAAACATCCAGGGCACGAAGGAGGAGATACGAGATGCCATCCACAAGATCAGGGAGATACACAACCGCGTTAGGGCCAAGCTCTATCCCGACAGGCGCGGACTCTACCGCTACACTATAGATGACCTGTTCAGAGAAGCTGGGGCCAGTGTCTCGACGCCGATACTCCTCAAAACCCTCGAGCTCCTCGGAGAGACTGTGGAAGTCAAGGATGGGGAGCTGGTAACGTCGATGCCCTGGGAGGAAATCGTGGAACTCGTTGAGACCCTCGGCGAGTACCTCTCGGATATATCACTCCAGACGACCAGACAGATAAGGGAGGTCATCCTGCCGGTTGCGGTGGTCTACGACATGGATCCCTCCGAGGTTACAGACCTGCTTTTGGAGCTCGGCTTGGCGGAGTGGAAAGAGGATAAGTTTAAATACGAACTGGTGAAGAACAAGGAGCAGGCGCTGGAGATACTGCTTAACCATCTGAAGGGTGAGGAAAATGAGGATTGA
- a CDS encoding N-glycosylase/DNA lyase, with the protein MTLDRFIRVKYKVDEAKVARLKELLRELGLDCAKTIEENVDLQFDALRNLHENLDDDEVFIKLVIANSIVSYQLTAKGERWWWEFSQYFSENPPTDSIAEAYAEFLPVSRTNRRLVAGKIKRLEKLEPFLKELTLDDLRRYYFNDMGALRDDLAMVLGSKKNAKTIVFAVKMFGYAGRIAFGEFVPYPMAIEIPDDVRINAYTKRFTNEPPVSFWQKIAEEVSIPPLHIDSILWPVLGGNEEVKERLKKHCNKAEKVLELTIL; encoded by the coding sequence TTGACCCTCGACCGCTTTATCAGGGTAAAGTACAAAGTCGATGAAGCAAAAGTTGCCCGTCTAAAGGAACTCTTAAGAGAGCTTGGCCTCGATTGCGCAAAGACAATTGAGGAAAATGTTGACCTTCAGTTTGATGCTCTCAGGAACCTGCACGAGAACCTAGATGACGATGAGGTCTTCATAAAGCTCGTTATTGCTAACTCGATAGTCAGCTACCAGCTGACCGCTAAGGGCGAGCGGTGGTGGTGGGAGTTCTCGCAATATTTCTCTGAGAACCCTCCAACTGATAGCATAGCCGAGGCCTACGCTGAGTTTCTTCCGGTTTCGAGAACTAACAGGCGTCTCGTCGCTGGGAAGATAAAGCGGCTTGAGAAGCTCGAACCTTTTCTCAAGGAACTAACCCTTGACGACCTCAGAAGATACTACTTCAACGACATGGGAGCGCTCAGAGACGACCTGGCTATGGTGCTTGGTTCAAAGAAGAACGCTAAGACAATTGTCTTTGCTGTCAAGATGTTCGGCTATGCCGGGAGGATAGCCTTTGGGGAGTTCGTCCCTTATCCGATGGCCATAGAAATCCCCGACGATGTGAGGATAAACGCCTACACCAAGCGATTCACAAATGAGCCGCCGGTTAGCTTCTGGCAAAAGATAGCCGAGGAAGTTTCAATCCCGCCGCTTCATATTGACTCGATTTTATGGCCGGTTCTCGGTGGCAATGAGGAGGTTAAGGAGAGACTAAAAAAGCACTGTAACAAGGCCGAAAAGGTTCTGGAGCTTACCATTCTGTAG
- the sppA gene encoding signal peptide peptidase SppA, giving the protein MGENIWKYVSAILILLLAASSIAVVLLYMQNSELQNYVPSNVTSTVIVEGSLNASCNVTAYKLQIDELQRQLDFLKVQLREKNLPEGNTTIAIVPIFGLIDEYTALSIIPVLRDIAENDSIGGVVLWIESPGGYVGPVREIYATVKKLNLIKPVVAYTGGIAASGGYYIAVGAEKIIADPLAEVGSIGVIYVHYNLQQNYEMNGIKVEVFKTGPYKDMGAEWRGLTEEEKAMITASVDTYFQAFLQAVSSGRGMSLNETKEYATGRTWFAMNVTGSLVDETGDLDYAVKVLEEMLNVTNPRIVIYSGRSSSNFAIFGSTALLLDPRYVGPYLKTD; this is encoded by the coding sequence ATGGGGGAAAACATCTGGAAATACGTCTCGGCAATTCTCATTCTTCTCCTTGCGGCATCCAGCATAGCGGTTGTTCTGCTCTACATGCAGAACTCCGAGCTCCAGAACTACGTACCTTCAAACGTCACAAGCACGGTCATAGTTGAAGGGTCCCTCAACGCAAGCTGCAACGTTACGGCCTACAAGCTCCAGATAGACGAGCTCCAGAGGCAGCTTGATTTCCTTAAAGTTCAGCTGAGGGAGAAGAACCTCCCTGAGGGCAACACCACCATAGCCATCGTTCCCATCTTCGGGCTTATCGACGAGTACACCGCCCTTAGCATTATCCCGGTTCTTAGAGACATCGCTGAAAATGATTCCATCGGGGGCGTCGTGCTGTGGATAGAGAGTCCCGGCGGCTACGTCGGTCCTGTGAGGGAGATATACGCCACTGTTAAGAAGCTCAACCTCATAAAGCCTGTCGTAGCTTATACCGGTGGGATAGCGGCTTCGGGAGGCTACTACATAGCGGTTGGGGCGGAGAAGATAATCGCCGACCCGCTTGCTGAGGTTGGGAGCATAGGGGTCATCTACGTCCACTATAACCTTCAGCAGAACTACGAGATGAACGGGATAAAGGTGGAGGTCTTCAAAACAGGCCCCTACAAAGACATGGGCGCCGAGTGGAGAGGTTTAACCGAAGAAGAGAAGGCTATGATAACCGCGAGTGTTGACACTTACTTCCAGGCTTTCCTCCAGGCCGTGAGCAGTGGCAGGGGCATGAGTCTCAACGAGACGAAGGAGTACGCTACCGGAAGGACGTGGTTTGCCATGAACGTCACCGGAAGCCTCGTAGATGAGACCGGCGACCTGGACTACGCTGTCAAGGTGCTTGAGGAGATGCTTAATGTGACCAACCCGAGAATAGTGATTTACAGCGGTCGCTCATCTTCGAATTTTGCCATATTCGGAAGCACGGCTCTCCTCCTCGACCCCCGCTATGTTGGTCCCTACCTGAAGACGGACTGA